Sequence from the [Clostridium] scindens genome:
GCCAAATGATACCTTGGCTCCCAGCCATCCATTAAAGAGAATTGGGACAACCTGTACAAGTACAAGTCCGCATGCTCCGATAAAGATAATGTAGTTCAGAATCTTTGTCAGATATTCAACCGTTGGCTTGCCCGGACGTATTCCAGGGATGAATCCGCCGCTCTTCTTCATATTATTCGCGATCTCCAGCGGATTGAATGTAATTGAAGTATAAAAATATGCGAAGAATACTGTCAGCACGATATACAGGAGCAAGCCCCATGTATACTTAAGCTGTTCCGGATTGCACCAGTTGCTCTGGTTTAATCCGCGCAGAATCTCGCTGCCGATTCCCGATCCGTTGCCTTTCCCCATAAAGGAAGCAATCACTACCGGGAACTGCATCAATGATGATGCGAAGATAATCGGAATTACGCCTGCCGTATTGACTTTCAGCGGAATGTTCGTTGACTGTCCGCCGTAGGTTCTTCTTCCGACTACTTTCTGGGAATACTGCACTGCGATCCTTCGCTCACCGCTCTGGAGAATAACAACGAATACGACGAGTGCTACGATAATCGCCAATATGATCACAACTGCAAGTGCTGCTGATGCGATCGGCTTGCCCTTTACAAACTGTTCGAACAATGAAGTCATATCGCTTGGTATTCGTGATATGATATTGATTACCAGCACGATGGAAATACCATTTCCAACGCCTTTTTCCGTGATTCTCTCGCCAATCCACATCAGGAATGCGGAGCCGGCCGTAAGTGTCAGAACTACAATTGCCGCGTTCACAAAATTATATTCTACCAGAAGTCCCTGGCGGCCAAACCCTACTGCCATCGCAAGGGATTCGATCAATGCCAGCGCGACT
This genomic interval carries:
- the secY gene encoding preprotein translocase subunit SecY, yielding MLETFRKAFHIKDIRKKIGYTFLMLIVIRIGSQLPTPGVDSNYIQQFFAQNTGEAFNLFNAFTGGSFEQMSIFALSITPYITSSIIMQLLTIAIPKLEEMQKEGEDGRKKIVAITRYLTVALALIESLAMAVGFGRQGLLVEYNFVNAAIVVLTLTAGSAFLMWIGERITEKGVGNGISIVLVINIISRIPSDMTSLFEQFVKGKPIASAALAVVIILAIIVALVVFVVILQSGERRIAVQYSQKVVGRRTYGGQSTNIPLKVNTAGVIPIIFASSLMQFPVVIASFMGKGNGSGIGSEILRGLNQSNWCNPEQLKYTWGLLLYIVLTVFFAYFYTSITFNPLEIANNMKKSGGFIPGIRPGKPTVEYLTKILNYIIFIGACGLVLVQVVPILFNGWLGAKVSFGGTSLIIIVSVVLETLKQIESQMLVRNYKGFLNN